The Penaeus chinensis breed Huanghai No. 1 chromosome 12, ASM1920278v2, whole genome shotgun sequence DNA segment ttgttatctctctctctctctctctctctctctctctctctctctctctctctctctctctctctctctctctctctctctctctctctctctctctctctctctctctctctctctctctctctctctctctctctctctctctctctttcgttctttcctccttacttctctcttccACGTTCGTTTCTCCTTATACCTTTCctgtccttttctcattctcattctttctctttctcccatctcccacattcctttccctctaccggttcttcctgtcttccttccctcctccctccctcctcttatctctctctctctcaatattcttccacccatccattcttcccttcttcctttcttctatccatccatcattccatccatctatcttttccatccatccacccatccatgcatccacccattcttcctttctcttcctcctccctttctcatccatccctcccctcctcattttctcttcggACAGTCCCTTTTACATCCGTCCCACTGCATCTAAGGATCTTTTGCccgagaagagagacgagaaaaaaaagaggaaaaaaaaatataaggtatCACACATGCATATCATTTGCAAcagtcaaaaaaatatatatcctaccccctcccctcccccccctctcattacatcccatcaacccctccccccccccatcccatcccatccatcccccccccctttttttcacttttttttttacttttttctcatgCATCCCTGACGTTACATAACTCCCAAATTTGGCTTCCGTCGAAAAGGCGACATGAAAGCACGGGGTCTTTTATCTCTCGTAACTATCACTCCCTCTCTGGATCTGACCCTTTGACAACTCACAGCGCCGAGGAATGCCATacaaggtgagggagagggatagagagggaatgagggaggaggaagagtgggagatagggaatgggggaggaggaagagtgggagagagagggaatgagggaggagagagagagggaatgagggaggaggaagagtgggagatagggaatgggggaggaggaagagtgggagagagagggaatgagggaggagagagagagggaatgagggaggaggaagagtgggagatagggaatgggggaggaggaagagtgggagagagagggaatgagggaggagagagagagggaatgagggaggaggaagagtgggagatagggaatgggggaggaggaagagtgggagatagagggaatgagggaggagagagagagggaatgagggaggagaaagagtgggagatagggaatgggggaggagagagagagagggaataaagagagaggtaaagagaaaggagagagattgggCTGTATACAATACCTGCCAATCTACATAAGTAAATATCGCTCCTCAAGAAATTGGTCCTTTTTCCGCAATTTtgagcactccccccccccccctccccttcatcttctggTCCCatttagaatgagaaagagggagagagggggggggggggcgagagagagagagagagagagagagagagagagagagagagagagagagagagaggagagagagagagagagagagagagagagagagagagagagagattgagagaaagagagagtgagagagtgagagagtgagagagagagagagagatgagagagagagagagagagagagagagagagagagagagagagagagaaagagagaaagggggggggtagagagagagagagaaagagagagagagagagagagagagagaggagagagagagagaggagagagagagagaggagagagagagagagaggataaacagagagagaatgagagagaaagagagagaaagagagagagagacagagagagagagagagagagagagagagagagagagagagagagagagagagagagagagagagaaagagagagaaagagagagagagacagagagagagagagagaagagagagagagagagagagagagagagagagagagagagagagagagagagtgagagagagatggtattaaCTTGATTTAATCTAATTActagtaaacataaaaaaaaaatacagcaaaagaAGCCAGCGGTATGCTAACTAACCTCTCAGGCAATCCCATTATACACTCATATTaattaagtaaaagaaaaataaacatatgaaaaataagataaaaaatgcaGCAAAAACACCAaccaaacaaatagaaaaataaacaaaagaaaaacataaagaaacaggcagacagacagatacagacagacagagagacagtcaggcaaaaaaaaagacagactgagagactaacatacacgtattcatacacacagacagacagactgacagactaacagacatacatacatacatacatacaggcagaccaacagacagatacagacagacggagagacaaacaggcaaacagacagacggacaggctaacagacatacattcatacagacagacagccagacagatagacagatacagacacaaacagaaagacagacaggcaaacagacagacagactgacagactaacagacactcatacagacggacagatcaacaggcagacagacagactaacagacacacatacacacatacacacggacagacagaccaacagacagacagactgatagaagaCCTGACAGccagaagcagaaggaaaacatACAGCCAGCAGGACAGATAAcatacagacaaaccaacagcagacaacaacaacaacaacaacaacaacaacaacaacaacaacaacaacaacaacaacaacaacaacaacaataataataataataataataataataataataatgataataataataataataataatgataataataataataataataatgataataataataataataataataataataataataataataataataataataatgataataataataataataataataataataataatgataataataataataataataataataataataataataataataataataatgataataataataataataataataataataataataataataataataataataataataataataataataataataataataataataataataataataataataataatgataataataataataatgataataataataataataataataataataataataataataataataataataataataataataataataataataataataataataataataataataataataataataataataataataataataataataataataatgataataataataataataataataataataataatgataataataataataataataataaataataataataaataataataataataataataataataataataataataataataataataataataataataatgataataataataataataataataataaataataataataataataataataataataataatgataataataataataataataataataataataatgataataatgataataacaacaacaacaacaacaacaacaacaacaacaacaacaacaacaacaacaacaacaacaacaacaacaacaacaacaacaacaacaacaacaacaacaacaacaacaacaacaacaacaacaacaacaacaacaacaacaacaacaacaacaacaacaacaacaacaacaacaacaacaacaacaacaacaacaacaacaacaacaacaacaacaacaacaacaacaacaacaacaacaacaacaacaacaacaataataataataataataataataataataataataataataataataataataataataataatgataataataataataataataataataataataataataataataataataataataataataataataatgataataataataataatgataataataataataataataataataataataataataataataataataaataataataataataataataatgataataataataataataataatgataataataataataataataatgataataataataataataataatgataataataataatgataataataataataataatgataataataataataataataatgataataataataataataataataataataataataataatgataataataataataataataatgataataataataataataataatgataataataataataataataataataatgataataataataataataataaataataataataataataataataataataataataataataatgataataataataataataataataatgataataataataataatgataataataataataatgataataataataataataatgataataataataataatgataataataataataatgataataataataataataatgataataataataataataataataatgataataataataataataataataataatgataataataataataataataatgataataataataataataataataaataataataataataatgataataataataataatgataataacagtaccaaaGATAAAATAGTATAAATAGAATAATGAGTGATTATCCCAACactataatacacataataacaaTCACTGATATtcacaataacacaaaaaaaacaaaaaacaaaaaaaaaacaataacgataatcagaATATACCGCTAACACTAATATATACTAATTAACAACTATAACCATTTCACTTACCGAACATGGTAATCTCGCGTGTAATTTTTCCCCACATACAACATTCCCCGTAAATTTCCTTCACGTTCTTCGACAATGTTCGTCTCCTTTTGTGTCTTCTTGGCGGGGCGCCCACTGACCATGTAGGTCCCCTTCAACCACCTcataataaggggggggggaaagaaaaaagaaaaaaaagaaagaaaagaaaagagagagataaaggatgaggcaagtgaagaaagaaaggaggatgtgaaggaggggggaggggacgggggagagggaggtgtagGATGAAGGTGAAAATGAGGATGGAAATGGATGGACGAATGGATAATACATTCAAAATCTTTAAaattgggagagggaagagagagagagagagacagagagagacagagagagcgaccgagagaagagagagagagagagagaatcgaccgacagagagagagagagagagagagagagagaagagagagagagagagaagagagagagagagagagagagagagggagggaagagagagagaaaaaagagcgatacagagagacagagagaggagagagatacagagagagaaagacacagagagagagagagagaggagagagagagagagagagagagagagagagagagagagagagagaggagggagagagaagaaaaaaaaaagcgcgagagaagagagagggagaagagagaatagatcgaaagagagagagagagagagagagagagacagagagagagagagtgagagtagagagaagagagagaaagagaggagagagagagaaacagacagacagacaaacagaaagagacaaatagacagaaagtacAACAGGCAaaccagacagaaacacacacacaccgaaagagacagaacaaaaaatactttagcataaaaaaaaaaatcctgagaaCCAGCTTTTCCTCGCACTGGCTCTTTTGTTCCCCATTGCATTTTACGGTCGGCCAGCTGTCAGCATAACATAGGTTAATGTAATCTCTTGAAGTGTGGTAAAATGACACCTGTGTGAGGGCTAGCGAGGGGTGGATAGGATGGGATGGGGACGGtacggagaggaaaaaagggggatatGGAGATAATGAGGGACGAGGAAATGGAGAAGTGTAGGAgcgaggaggaatagaagagggattgaggagaggaaaggggagggagggtgtaagtttaggaagaaaaaggaggggataggagacgGAAGAAATGCaagggataggagaagaaaggaggagaggatagtgTAAGGGGATTAGGGGACAGGAGGAGGTAGttgtggaagaaggggaaggagagggagttagTTGTGGAtaggagagaaatagacagaaaggagATAGGGGAGCGAGGTGATCGGTGatcgaaaagaggaaaaagaggaagagaagagggagggaagaggaagggaagctgGAGAAAATCTCTTGTGTTGAAGCAGGAAGATTAAAGACTAAGGAAATAAATGGAAGAGCGAAAGCTAGaccacagaagagggagagagaaagaagatggatcgAATAATAGAAAAGGACAGCGGTAGAAGAGAGGCAGTAAGAAGGAAAGTGGGAAgcaaagatgagaagagagaaaaaaaaaaaaaaaacaattacacgaGTAAGACGAGGAAAGGAGTGGAGTTGAAGGACCACTGGAAACTCCTGCAGAAGGGCCTTGAGTAAATAACCCTTTGGCGGAGTAGTTGTTTTCGCGAAGCCTCCGTCTGGTGTGAAGCGTAACTACACCACGTACgggctgtgtgtgggtgtgtgtctcgtgtgtgtccgtgtacgtgcgtgtgcgttacTGACCTACACGGAAGAAGGTGGTAACCACGAAACCTCCATTTCTGATATGTGTGTAAACTGCTTTGTAATTAAAACTGTGTGATTGTTCCATTCCTTTCCTTAAAAGCTGTTGTGTGAAACCAGGAGTAAGCAAAACAAACTACCAAATCATGAGATAGTTATGTATTCATTGGTTACAGTACTCTATGGTTATGGAAATTAGCAGTCAGTGATTTGATTGCTAATAGCTATAAAATGGGTTGGGATTATGGGACAGCCTTTCCTATAAAACACTGGAGGTGCTGGTCTCTGCGTGCGTTACAATGGTTAATTGAGGTCCAAAGGTTCAAGTTATAAAAACGCGTTAAAATtacacgaggggaaaaaaaaaaataaaggcgaaaaaaaaacaattagatGTTTAGATACACtgatatacagatattatatatatacatagatatatatatgtatgcatatataatattatttactaTGTTGTGTgggttatatacatagatagatataagtatcttatagatagacaaatatattagtggttgtatgcatatacacgatAAAGTCCTTATTTTGCATGTTTATTGTCACGTCAAATATTATATCcatctattttcttattaatctatccgactgtctgtatatctatcaatctatctacctagtttgtctatctagctattatttatctatttcattctgtctatctccctctgcctatctctctctctcttctctctgctctcctctcttctatctctctctcactctctctctctctcttcttctttctctctctctctctctctctcacttatctcccCAAGACATTCTGAATGCAATAAGGACAGACATGAATTGAAAATCATTCTGAAATTATATATTCTACTGATTCTGCCATTGATGTTAATACTTAAAATTCCGTGCCACTGCTTTGATTTACTGAGGACCAGTCTGATAGGATTTTTTCATCTAGCAATTTTGAATAAGAATGACCtgtcttttgttgttgcttttgatcCTGTACCTTAATGTTATTATACATATCAATAGCTTTTAATCATAGCGTTTAATCTAAAACTTGCCGAGAGAGGTAATTAACTGACTAAAATTAGCATTTcggagaaaggggtgggaggtgggggagggagggaaatagaggacaGGGGATGGGAGgcgtgagggaagaaggaggtttgagggagaagggaaggggaagggaggaaaaagaagaaagggagggggtgacgagaagacgaaggagaaagggacGGTGCAGAGGAGCGGAGAGGATGGGGCGAGAGAGAcattgaaaggaagagagagaagggagataagggaacAGAAGCGTAAGTAAAGGGGTGTGAAGAGTaaagtggaaggaggaaaggagataggaagagaggtgaaggagagagaagggggatgaaaagaaggaaggagagtagacgagaggaaagggagtggaaagtTAGGGATAAGAAGTGAAcggaaggaaaagaggatagacgtgaatgggaaaggagaggaagggtggctaTGGTTGGGTCTGACTGATGAAGGAAAAGGTCTGTATCCTGGTTGGTAACAAAGCGATATGAGTGTAACTGACCTGTTTCTGGATCAAACGACTCAAATAGACTGCGTTGGTTCAAGCCTTCTTTGCACTCCATGCGAGCTGTATTTGACAGACGGCTTAAGAGAACGCTGatggatttatataaataattttttaaatacgATATATTTGcctctgttttgtgtgtttggctgtgcatttgcacaaacacatacgcatatgggtgtatgtgtgtttgtaatgtatagatatgtatatatatatatatttatatatatattactatcttttatatatagatacatattatatatattttatgttaaaactagatctagatctagatctagttttacattgtgggttttttataccctAGTATcaaacacggtagagtgttttctcttatcatatatatttgtatctatgtactatatatatatatatatatatatatatttatatatatatatgtgtgtgtgtgtgtgtgtgtgtgtgtgtgtgcgttgtgggattgtgtgtgttgtgtgtgggtgtgtgtgtgtgcacctgtgtgtgtgtgtgttttgtgtgtgtgtgtgtgtgggttgtgtttatatatatatagatagatcgatagatagatagatttttgttctttcttccttgtttctttgtattaatatacattatgAACACCACATACATATGTATNNNNNNNNNNNNNNNNNNNNNNNNNNNNNNNNNNNNNNNNNNNNNNNNNNNNNNNNNNNNNNNNNNNNNNNNNNNNNNNNNNNNNNNNNNNNNNNNNNNNtgagacagagagaggggaggagagagagagaggagaggagaaagagaggaaaagggagagagagagagattggggggaaaaaaagagattggggagagtgagagagtgagagagagaggggagagagagaggagagagagaggagggagagagagagttttgagatgaaaaggagagagagagagggagagagaaaagagagaaagggggggggggtagagaggggagagaaaaaaaaggagagagaggagagtgagggaggagagagagagagagagagagagagagtaaaagagagagaatggagagaaagagagaaaaaggacgagaacagggagaaaagaggggaggggagaggggagaggagagagagagaggtgagagaagatggTATTTAACTTGTTTTAAATCAAAATTTATtagaaaaccataaaaaaaaatacagaaaaagaagcCAGCGATTGCTAACAAACCCTCTCAGGAAACCCCCATTATACACTCATTTAaattaagtaaaagaaaataaaaaataaaaaaattaagaaaaaaaaatgcagcaaaaACACCAACCAAACAAatgggaaaaataaacaaaaaaaaaaccctaaaaaaaacaggcagcccgacagatacagacagacagaggactttcaggaaaaaaaaaaaagacagactgaGAGGACTAACATTACAAGCTATTCATTacaccacagacagacagactgacagactaacagaatacatacatacatacaataaaacaGGCAGACCAACAGACAGTTACAGACAGACGGAGGACACAAACAGGCAACGACAGACGCGGCAGGCTAACAGACATACATTCTTACAGGACAGACAGCAGAAGATAGACCGATACAGCacaacacagaaagacagacgaacaACAGACAGGTACCGGactgacagactaacagacactcATTCAGACGGACGGAtctacaggcagacagacgactAACAGGaagcacacatcacacatacacacgggacagacagaccaacagacagccagactgatagacagaccaaTTGGGGACAGACCAGAGACAGACAGGCCAACATACAGACCAGCAGACCGAACAGaccaacaacagacaaacaacagcTGACAGCCCACAGCCAGGGACCGTATACAACAGCCAGGAaaaaccaacagccagacaaaaAACCCAAAAGACAGGACAGACCACAGCCAGGACAAACAACATCAGGACAAACCAACAGCCACGACAAACCAACAGCCAGGCAAACCAAACAGCCAGACaaaaccaacatccagacaaaccaacagccagacaaaccaacagccagacaacACCAACAGCCAGGACAAcaccaacatccagacaaacaaCAGCCAGACAACcacagccagacaaaccaacCGACAGGACAGACCAACAGCAGACCAAACCAACATCCCGACCAAAACCAAAGCCAGACAAACCTAACAGCAGACCGCCCAACACCCAGGACAAACAACATCCAGGACAACCAACACCCAGGACAAACAACTATCAGGGACAACCCAACAGACGACAAcacagccagacaaaccaacattcAGACAAACCACCCCCCAGACCAAACCAACAGCCGAAACCAACACCAGAGACAACCAACAGCCAggacaaaccaacatccagacaaaccaacaccAGCACCAAtaaccaacatccagacaaaccaacaccAGAAAACCAAACAGCAGACAACCAACAGCCCCGAAAAACCCAACACCCGGGAAAAACCCAACACCCGGGAAAAACCAAACCCAGACAAACCAACACCCAGCCCAAACCCCCCATCCAGCCCAaaccaaaacccaaaaaaacccAAAAGCCAGAAAAACCCAAAACTCCCCCCCAAAACcaaaaaatccagaaaaaacCAACACCCGGACAAACCAACATCCGAAAACCAACGGGAAAGAAAAACCAACGGGCCGGGAAAACCAACTTTCCCGAAAAACCAAAACCCAGACAAACCAACACCCAGACCCCCAAAAACACCCGGGGAAAAACCCAAAAAGAAGCCCAAACCCAAACACCCAAAAAACCCAACCGGCAGACAAAACAACAGCAGAAAAaccaaaacagacagaaaaaccaACAGCCGGGACAAACCAACGGGAAAGAAAAACCAAACCCAAGAAAAAACCAACACCcaggaaaaacaaacagccagcaAACAACCCCCGGGACAAACCAACACCCAGAAAACCAACACCCAGAAAAACCAAcaccagacaaaccaacagcccagacaaaccaacagccagacaaaccaacagccagacaaaccaacagccagacaaaccaacatccagacaaaccaacatccagacaaaccaacagccagacaaaccaacagccagacaaaccaacatccagacaaaccaacagccagacaaaccaacagccagacaaaccaacacccagacaaaccaacagccagacaaaccaacagccagacaaaccaacatccagacaaaccaacatccagacaaaccaacagccagacaaaccaacatccagacaaaccaacacccagacaaaccaacagccagacaaaccaacagccagacaaaccaacatccagacaaaccaacacccagacaaaccaacagccagacaaaccaacagcccagacaaaccaacatccagacaaaccaacagccagacaaaccaacagccagacaaaccaacaccagacaaaccaacagccagacaaaccaacagccagacaaaccaacagccagacaaaccaacagccagacaaaccaacatccagacaaaccaacagccagacaaaccaacagccagacaaaccaacagccagacaaaccaacagccagacaaaccaacagccagacaaaccaacatccagacaaaccaacagccagacaaaccaacatccagacaaaccaacagccagacaaaccaacatccagacaaaccaacagccagacaaaccaacatccagacaaaccaacagccagacaaaccaacatccagacaaaccaacatccagacaaaccaacatccagacaaaccaacagccagacaaaccaacatccagacaaaccaacatccagacaaaccaacatccagacaaaccaacagccagacaaaccaacatccagacaaaccaacatccagacaaaccaacatccagacaaaccaacatccagacaaaccaacagccagacaaaccaacatccagacaaaccaacagccagacaaaccaacagccagacaaaccaacatccagacaaaccaacatccagacaaaccaacatccagacaaaccaacagccagacaaaccaacagccagacaacCACACCAGAcccaacatccagacaaaccaacagccagacaaaccaacatccagacaaaccaacatccagacaaaccaacatccagacaaaccaacagacagacaaaccaacagccagacaaaccaacatccagacaaaccaacagccagacaaaccaacatccagacaaaccaacagccagacaaaccaacagccagacaaaccaacatccagacaaccaacatccagacaaccaacatccagacaaaccaacagccagacaaaccaacagccagacaaaccaacatccagacaaaccaacatccagacaaaccaacatccagacaaaccaacatccagacaaaccaacatccagacaaaccaacatccagacaaaccaacatccagacaaaccaacatccagacaaaccaacagccagacaaaccaacagccagacaaaccaacatccagacaaaccaacatccagacaaaccaacatccagacaaaccaacagccagacaaaccaacagccagacaaaccaacatacagacaaaccaacagccagacaaaccaacatccagacaaaccaacatccagacaaaccaacagccagacaaaccaacagccagacaaaccaacatccagacaaaccaacagccagacaaaccaacagccagacaaaccaacatccagacaaaccaacatccagacaaaccaacatccagacaaaccaacagccagacaaaccaacatccagacaaaccaacagccagacaaaccaacatccagacaaaccaacatccagacaaaccaacatccagacaaaccaacagccagacaaaccaacatccagacaaaccaacacccagacaaaccaacatccagacaaaccaacatccagacaaaccaacatccagacaaaccaacagacagacaaaccaacatccagacaaaccaacatccagacaaaccaacacccagacaaaccaaca contains these protein-coding regions:
- the LOC125031022 gene encoding extensin-like, which translates into the protein MRDEEMEKSRQTNSQTTPTARTTPTSRQTTARQPQPDKPTDRTDQQQTKPTSRPKPKPDKPNSRPPNTQDKQHPGQPTPRTNNYQGQPNRRQHSQTNQHSDKPPPRPNQQPKPTPETTNSQDKPTSRQTNTSTNNQHPDKPTPENQTADNQQPRKTQHPGKTQHPGKTKPRQTNTQPKPPIQPKPKPKKTQKPEKPKTPPQNQKIQKKPTPGQTNIRKPTGKKNQRAGKTNFPEKPKPRQTNTQTPKNTRGKTQKEAQTQTPKKPNRPPPSMNRTQVYGVARHASKTAPKGYPQVPIIDYTTADALSRHYTALYAWTPPSHDETH